The following are from one region of the Falco biarmicus isolate bFalBia1 chromosome 1, bFalBia1.pri, whole genome shotgun sequence genome:
- the P2RX4 gene encoding P2X purinoceptor 4 codes for MVSCGALHSFLFEYDTARIVLIRSRKVGLINRGVQLAILAYVIGWVFVWEKGYQETDSVVSSVTTKVKGVTLTNTSALGARIWDVADYVIPPQEENTVFVMTNVIITQNQHQGRCPELPDDTTECKVKNNCVPGYVSTHSNGIQTGECVPYNNSVKTCEVFAWCPVEDDYHIPKPAFLQGAENFTILVKNNIWYPKFNFSKRNILPTINSTYLKNCVYDSQTDPFCPIFSLGKIVEAAGQNFQEMAVEGGVMALQINWDCNLDRAASHCVPKYSFRRLDNKDSAHTVSPGYNFRFAKYYKDSNGTESRTLVKAYGIRFDIIVFGKAGKFDVIPTVINIGSGFALFGVATVLCDIVVLYCVKKKYFYREKKYKYVEDYELGVSETYGTNS; via the exons ATGGTGTCGTGCGGGGCCCTACACAGCTTCCTCTTCGAGTACGACACCGCCCGCATCGTGCTGATCCGGAGCCGCAAAGTCGGGCTTATCAACCGCGGGGTGCAGCTCGCCATCCTCGCCTACGTGATCGG CTGGGTCTTTGTGTGGGAGAAGGGCTACCAGGAAACAGACTCTGTGGTCAGTTCTGTAACCACAAAGGTGAAAGGAGTAACGCTGACAAATACATCAGCCTTGGGAGCCAGGATCTGGGATGTAGCTGACTATGTCATCCCCCCTCAG GAGGAGAACACTGTGTTTGTAATGACCAACGTGATAATCACACAGAACCAGCACCAAGGCCGCTGCCCAGAG CTTCCAGATGATACAACAGAGTGCAAGGTGAAGAACAACTGTGTTCCAGGATATGTCAGCACCCACAGCAACG GCATTCAGACTGGGGAGTGTGTACCATACAACAACAGTGTTAAGACCTGTGAAGTCTTTGCATGGTGCCCTGTGGAGGATGACTATCATATACCCAA GCCAGCGTTCCTGCAAGGAGCTGAGAACTTCACCATTCTGGTGAAGAACAACATTTGGTACCCCAAGTTCAATTTCAGCAA GCGAAACATCCTCCCCACTATCAACTCCACCTACCTCAAGAACTGCGTCTATGACTCCCAGACAGATCCCTTCTGCCCTATCTTTTCTTTAGGGAAAATAGTTGAAGCTGCGGGGCAGAACTTCCAGGAAATGGCTGTGGAG GGTGGAGTCATGGCGCTGCAGATCAACTGGGACTGCAACCTTGACAGAGCTGCTTCCCACTGTGTGCCAAAGTACTCCTTCCGGCGCCTCGACAACAAGGACTCTGCCCACACAGTCTCACCTGGCTACAACTTCAG GTTTGCGAAATACTACAAGGATAGTAATGGCACTGAATCACGGACGCTTGTCAAAGCTTATGGCATCCGCTTTGATATCATAGTGTTTGGGAAG GCAGGAAAATTTGATGTAATTCCTACTGTGATTAACATCGGCTCTGGCTTCGCGCTGTTTGGCGTG GCAACAGTACTGTGTGACATTGTTGTTCTGTATTGTGTGAAGAAGAAATACTTCTATCgggagaagaaatacaaatatgtgGAGGATTATGAACTG GGAGTCAGCGAGACATACGGAACAAACTCCtga